GGGTAGAGCCCTTTGGCGATATGCGACAAGAATTAGTTTTTATCGGTCAAGGCTTAGACAAGCAAGATATTATTGCGCGCCTAAATGCTTGTTTACTTACCGATGAAGAGTTGATTCAAGGGCAAGAGGTATGGAAAACGTTGCCCGATCCATTTCCATCATGGGGACATTAGGAATAACTCCACTTTGGCTAATACGCCCTAATGCAAACTGAACAAAAATGCCGCTGTTACGCGGCATTTTTATTCTATTCTAATTTTTGTTAATCCCTAAAGCCAAATTGCACTTTATTAGCAGTTGTCTGTCAGTAGGCGAACTAACGGTTCTGTTGAAGCTGTCGGGCCAATGTAGTTAACAGAACAATTGGTTTCACTGGCGCTAACACCTTGTGGAATAATTCTAACAATTTCGACTAAACCACCGTCACTCACTGCACACCAACTATCAGGGCAAGCCTCATTGGCGTTTAGGGGTTGAGTGTCTAGGTTCCGAATATTAGTTGTATTAACAAAATGCATGAGCGAGGTATTCCAACGGCCAAGTGGGTAGCCATTTAATAATGGAACATTGACTGTTTGCGAACTGCCTGCAGTGCTCGGAAGCGCGATAGTGTCTGAGCCAGAAGTCGCATTTTCGATTGTCGCTTTTGCATTGGCAAGCTCTATAGCGCCTCGAAGCGCACCTTCCATTCCTTCTAACGCGGAAATGCGAGCATCTCTGCTTAGGTTTATAAATCTAGGAACAGCAACCGCCGCTAAAATACCTAGAATCACGATAACTACAACTAACTCTATAAGGGTAAAACCCTTTTGCGATTTAACTTTTGGGGAACGGCTATTAAATAACAAAATAATACCTATATTTTTGTTTATTTATGACTAATCAATTCGATTGTGGACAAGCATCTTACTCGAAGCCACAAATAAAGATATTGATCACTAACAACACTTGGGTAACTGCGCGAAAAACCTAGCAAAAACTTATAGCTAACAAGTAAACTTTACATATAAATTAATCGCTGGCGCGGATTTTAGACAATCCTGACTGAAAATAATATTGCTATTTTGTACAAACTAAGCAGATCGGATGTCTGAATAGCCATTTCAATTGCATGAACAGATATAATAGCCTGCTCTTAGCATTACATCATACGGGCTAGCACATTGTGTTTTAGCCAGCAGTGATGATAAACCACTGCCAACAAATGCACTGATAGCGAACCAATTAATAGCCAGCTTAGGTAAAAGTGGCTAGTAGTCATAATGCTGGCAAGCTTTGGGTATACATCAAGAAATGGTGGAATCTCAACAACTGAAAAGTAGTGCAGGGTATGTCTCTCCAAGCTTGAACCAAGCCAGCCTGTCAGCGGTGTTAAAACAGCACAAACGTATAACAATAGGTGTATTGTACTGGCGATTTTTAAGTGGTCTAAAAATTAATTCAGCGATTAATACCGCATAAAGAATTGAAATAGAGGCCAGCCCTATTTCATAAACATAGCCAGGCGCATTTTCACCATTGAATGAATAGTATGATGCTTCAACTATGTCGGTAATTGTCCAAAAAACACCTGACGTATAGGAGTAAATAATTAATCGTCTTAACACGGGTAAATGTTGATTGGCCTGTTTTATCTGTTTGGGTTCTTTAACAAACCAACTGATGGTTGCGATAGATTGAAGTGTTGGCGTAAAGCCACAGGTCATAAACGATAGCGACAATAGGGTGAGTATATTAAACGCTAACGCCCATACGTTAATAAATACGTTAGGTCGTTCCATTCCCACGCAATAATTGTTGAGATTAAGGCGATAATAATGGTGATACCAATAACGCCACCAATATTTAGTGAACCGTCACCGATGCTACTTTTAAATTCATCATCAAGCTCTGCTGGGGAAACACCGAATGCGGAAGCGATTGCCATACATGACTCATTGGAGCATCGGCCATCTTTTTCAGCGCGTTGAATGGTTCTTAAACTAATACCGCTAACTTCTGCTAACCGCTCTTGTGACCATCTATTTTCAGCGCGATACATTTTTAATT
This Thalassotalea euphylliae DNA region includes the following protein-coding sequences:
- a CDS encoding helix-turn-helix transcriptional regulator, with translation MNISTTKLKMYRAENRWSQERLAEVSGISLRTIQRAEKDGRCSNESCMAIASAFGVSPAELDDEFKSSIGDGSLNIGGVIGITIIIALISTIIAWEWNDLTYLLTYGR
- a CDS encoding type II secretion system protein produces the protein MLFNSRSPKVKSQKGFTLIELVVVIVILGILAAVAVPRFINLSRDARISALEGMEGALRGAIELANAKATIENATSGSDTIALPSTAGSSQTVNVPLLNGYPLGRWNTSLMHFVNTTNIRNLDTQPLNANEACPDSWCAVSDGGLVEIVRIIPQGVSASETNCSVNYIGPTASTEPLVRLLTDNC
- a CDS encoding cytochrome b, with amino-acid sequence MLYVCAVLTPLTGWLGSSLERHTLHYFSVVEIPPFLDVYPKLASIMTTSHFYLSWLLIGSLSVHLLAVVYHHCWLKHNVLARMM